A region of Paraburkholderia largidicola DNA encodes the following proteins:
- the gap gene encoding type I glyceraldehyde-3-phosphate dehydrogenase encodes MTIRVAINGYGRIGRNTLRAFYENGKKHDLEIVAINDLGDAKTNAHLTQYDTAHGKFPGEVTVDGENLIVNGDKIRVLANRNPAELPWGELGVDVVMECTGFFTTKEKASAHIKGGAKKVIISAPGGKDVDATIVYGVNHNVLKAEHTVISNASCTTNCLAPLVKPLNDKIGLETGLMTTIHAYTNDQVLTDVYHEDLRRARSATHSQIPTKTGAASAVGLVLPELNGKLDGYAIRVPTINVSIVDLSFIAKRDTTVDEVNAIMKEASEGALKGILGYNSAPLVSIDFNHNPASSTFDATLTKVSGRLVKVSSWYDNEWGFSNRMLDTAVALANAK; translated from the coding sequence ATGACGATTCGCGTCGCAATCAACGGCTATGGCCGGATCGGCCGCAACACGCTGCGCGCCTTCTATGAAAACGGCAAGAAGCACGACCTCGAGATCGTCGCGATCAACGATCTTGGCGACGCCAAGACCAACGCGCACCTGACGCAGTACGACACGGCGCATGGCAAGTTCCCGGGCGAAGTGACCGTCGACGGCGAGAACCTGATCGTCAACGGCGACAAGATCCGCGTGCTGGCCAACCGCAACCCGGCTGAGCTGCCGTGGGGCGAACTGGGCGTCGACGTCGTGATGGAATGCACGGGCTTCTTCACGACGAAGGAAAAGGCGAGCGCGCACATCAAGGGCGGCGCAAAGAAGGTGATCATCTCGGCGCCGGGCGGCAAGGACGTCGACGCGACGATCGTCTACGGCGTGAACCACAACGTGCTGAAGGCCGAGCACACGGTCATCTCGAACGCATCGTGCACGACGAACTGCCTTGCGCCGCTCGTCAAGCCGCTGAACGACAAGATCGGTCTGGAAACGGGTCTGATGACCACGATCCACGCGTACACGAACGACCAGGTGCTGACCGACGTGTACCACGAAGACCTGCGCCGCGCGCGTTCGGCCACGCATAGCCAGATTCCGACGAAGACGGGTGCAGCATCGGCTGTCGGTCTGGTGCTGCCGGAACTGAACGGCAAGCTGGATGGCTACGCGATCCGCGTCCCGACCATCAACGTGTCGATCGTCGATCTGTCGTTCATCGCCAAGCGCGACACGACGGTCGATGAAGTGAATGCGATCATGAAGGAAGCGTCGGAAGGCGCGCTGAAGGGCATTCTCGGGTACAACTCGGCGCCGCTGGTCTCGATCGACTTCAACCACAACCCGGCTTCGTCGACGTTCGATGCAACGCTGACCAAGGTGTCGGGCCGTCTGGTGAAGGTGTCGAGCTGGTACGACAACGAGTGGGGTTTCTCGAACCGCATGTTGGATACGGCGGTTGCACTGGCTAACGCGAAGTAA